CCGGGCAGCCGGCGAGCATCGACGCGCCCGGCGCCTGGACGGCGAGCACCGGCACCGGCGTGCTGATCGCCGACATCGACACCGGCGCCGACTTCGCCCATCCCGACCTGGCCGGCCGTCTCGTCCCCGGCGGCCGCTTCACGAAGTGCGACGGGAGCCTGCAGGCCTCCGACCAGGCCTCGGTGCAGGACGACGTCGGCCACGGCACCATGACCACCGGGCTGATGGTCGCCAACACCAACAACGGCACCGGCATCGCCTCGGTCGCACCCGACGCCAGGGCGCTGATCATCAAGGTGATCGACAAGGCGGGCAAGGGCTGCGATGCCGACGTCGCCGCCGCCATCAGGTACGCGGTGACCCGGGGCGCGAAGGTCATCAACATCAGCCTCGGCTCGGACATCCCGCTGGCGCCGCTGCTCGCCGGCAGCGGCATCCCCGACGCGGTGCGGGCCGCCGCCCAGAGCGGGGTCGCGGTCGCGCTCGCGGCCGGCAACAGCTCGCTGCCGTTCAGCGACTACGACTCGATCACCGACGTCGCGCTCATCACCGGTGCTCTCGGCCCCAACGCCTCGGTCGCCCCCTACTCGACCAGCGGCGGCGGGGTGAACATCTACGCCCCGGGCGGCGACAGCGGGCAGTCGACCAGCGGCCCGCACGCCAAGGGCCAGGTGCTCTCCACCGCGCTCACCAACGGCGGCTACAAGGCCGAGCAGGGAACGTCCTTCGCCGCACCGCACGTCGCCGGCGTGCTCGCGCTGCTGATCGCCTGCGGGCTGAACTCCTCCCAGGCGCGGCAGCGCATCCTCTCCACCGCGCGCGGAGGCGGGGGAGGGGTGCCGCGCCTCGATGCGGCGGCGGCGGTGCACGGCGCCGGTCACTGCTGAGCGAGGACACCGGGGCCGGCCTCGATCCGGATCCCGGCGACCCGGGCCGTTGGGAGGACGCGGCGCTGCTCGACGGCCTCTCGGAGTCCGAGCGCCGGATCCGCATCGAGCTGCTCGACGAGCTCACCCGCCAGGGCGCCACCCCGGAGGAGCTGACCGCCGCCGCCGCCGAGAACCGCCTCGCCCTGCTCCCCGCCGAGCTCGCCCTGGGCGGCCGCGGTGGGTACAGGCTCGACGAGGTCGCCGAGCGCGCCGGCGTCGACGAGCACCTGCTGCGCGCCTACGCGACCGCGCTCGGCCTCACCCTCCCCTCGGCGGAGCTGCCGGTGGCCGGCGAGGAGGACGTGGCGGCGGCGCGCGTCCTCGCACGGGTGGTGGAGGCGGGGCTCCCCCCCGACGGGCTGCTCGAGATCGCCCGGATCGCCGGGCAGTGGCTCCCCGCGCTCGCCCAGACGGTGGTGCGGATGGTGGGGGAGACGTTCCTGCACGCCGGCGACACCGAGCTCGACGTCGCCCGCCGCTACCGCGCCGTCGCCGAGGAGCTGCGCCCCCTCCTCGGCCAGACCCTCGAGCACCACCTCACCCAGCATCTCCGCCAGGCGATCCGCTCGGAGGTGCTCAGCCGGTCCCGGATCGCCACCGGGGGCGGGCCGGGGGTCGAACAGGTGGCGGTCGCCTTCGCCGACCTGTCCGGCTTCACCCGGCTGGGGGCGCGGGTCCCAGCCGACGAGGTGGGACGGGTGGCGGGCCGGCTGGCGGCGCTCACCGCCGCCACGGTGGCCCCGCCGGTGCGACCGGTCAAGTACCTCGGCGACGCCGCGATGCTGGTGTCACCCGACCCCGCCGCGCTCCTCGACTCCCTGCTCCGGCTCTGCGCGGCGGTCGAGGCCGAGGGCGAGGCGCTGCCCCGCCTGCATGCCGGCGCCGCCTTCGGGCCGGCGGTGCCGCGTGCGGGCGACTGGTTCGGGCACACCGTCAACCTCGCCAGCCGCATCGCCGACGTCGCCCGGGCCGGCACCATCGTCGGCGACTCGGCGCTCTGCGACGCCACCGCCGCCGGGTACCGGTGGACCCGGCTGCCCCGCCACCACCTGCGCGACGTCCCCGGCCGGGTGGACCTCCACCGCCTCCGCGGTCCGCGGGCGGAGGAGGGTGGCTGAGGGCCTCGACTATCATGTCGAGGCCGTCCGGTGACCCGGAGGCTCCAGGAGATGACGGGGGCGGAGACCAGGGAATGAGGGCTCGGGACGACGTCGTACCCGCGCTGGCGCGCTCGCCGCTCTTCGCGGGGATCTCCAAGCAGGAGCTCCAGGAGATCGCCGGGACCTTCGACGAGACCACCTTCCTCCCCGAGCACGGCGTGCTCCACGAGCACCGCACCGGGCTGGAGTTCTTCTTCATCCTCGACGGCAGGGCCACGGTGGAGGCCGATGGCATCCTGGTCGCCGAGCTGGGGCCCGGCGACTTCTTCGGCGAGGTGAGCGCCCTCGACGGCGGGCCGCGCACCGCGACCGTCCGCGCCGGGACCATGCTCCGCTGCCTGGTCCTGCCCAACGCCACCTTCCGAGACTTCCTCATCGCCCACCCGCGGGTGGCGGTCAACCTCATTCCCGAGATCGTGCGGCGCTTCCGCTCCTACGCCAAGAGCGAGTAGGCAGCTCCTCCTCGGGAACCCGCGAAACCCCCAAAAGCCACGAACACGTCCCTGTGTCTTGACTGCTTCTGATATCACTGATATAACGTCATCAGTCAGCCCGAGAGGGCGTTGATCAGAGAGCAGGGGGCTTACGGCGGCCGCGACGGCCGCTCGAGAGGAGATCCACATGGCTATGACCGAACCGCCGATCGTCGCCGAGGAGCGCGACGAGGCCCACATCTCCGGCAGACCGGTGATGGCGCGCCGCCGCACCGTGGTGTCGGGCGACCCGTCCTTCCGGGTGGTGCAGACCGTCTGGTTCGTGCTCGGACTCGTCGAGGCGATCGTCGGCCTGCGCGTCGTCTTCCGCGCGGCAGCGGCCAACGACACCGGCTTCGTCTCCTTCATCTACGGGCTCAGCGCCCCGCTGGTGGCGCCGTTCCGTGGCATCACCGCCGACTACGTGAGCCGGGCGAACGTGGTCGAGATCGGCTCGCTGATCGGGATGCTCGTCTACCTCATCGCCGCCTACCTGGTGGTGAAGCTGGTGCGCATCACCACGGCGCCGCGGAGCGACGCCTACGCGGACACGACCGAGCGTCACGTCCGCACCACCACCTACGAGTGACCTTTTCTTCCCAAGGCTGACCCCTGTTCCCGGGCCCGGGGCGCGGATGCGTCCCGGGCCCTTCCGCGTCCGTCAGGGCTCGCGATGCGGCTGGGGCAGCGGGCTCGGGGCGCTCTGGACCAGGCACACCGGCACCGGCTTGGGCAGAAGGCATCCGCCCGGAGCCGGCGGCGGCGGCGGTGGGGCGGTGACCCGGCAGGCGTAGTCGTGGTCGACGCTGTCGCTCCACTGCACCAGCCAGACCGCGCCACCGGTGAAGGCGTAGGCGGGGTCGCAGTAGTGCGGAGCGCTCGGATATCCGGCGGCGGGATCGGTCTCCGCGTACCAGACCGGCACCCCGGGCCGGTAGTCCCGTCCGGGGATCCGTGCCCACATCTCGTTGATCGAGTAGATGCCCGCGCTCATGCCGCG
This Candidatus Dormiibacterota bacterium DNA region includes the following protein-coding sequences:
- a CDS encoding S8 family serine peptidase — its product is MHGCDGRGRDGAPHAQPPARRVRRLWLLCGCATVLAVTAAAPAQAAGTATPNDPYFVQHDQWPLTGQPASIDAPGAWTASTGTGVLIADIDTGADFAHPDLAGRLVPGGRFTKCDGSLQASDQASVQDDVGHGTMTTGLMVANTNNGTGIASVAPDARALIIKVIDKAGKGCDADVAAAIRYAVTRGAKVINISLGSDIPLAPLLAGSGIPDAVRAAAQSGVAVALAAGNSSLPFSDYDSITDVALITGALGPNASVAPYSTSGGGVNIYAPGGDSGQSTSGPHAKGQVLSTALTNGGYKAEQGTSFAAPHVAGVLALLIACGLNSSQARQRILSTARGGGGGVPRLDAAAAVHGAGHC
- a CDS encoding adenylate cyclase regulatory domain-containing protein — encoded protein: MLDELTRQGATPEELTAAAAENRLALLPAELALGGRGGYRLDEVAERAGVDEHLLRAYATALGLTLPSAELPVAGEEDVAAARVLARVVEAGLPPDGLLEIARIAGQWLPALAQTVVRMVGETFLHAGDTELDVARRYRAVAEELRPLLGQTLEHHLTQHLRQAIRSEVLSRSRIATGGGPGVEQVAVAFADLSGFTRLGARVPADEVGRVAGRLAALTAATVAPPVRPVKYLGDAAMLVSPDPAALLDSLLRLCAAVEAEGEALPRLHAGAAFGPAVPRAGDWFGHTVNLASRIADVARAGTIVGDSALCDATAAGYRWTRLPRHHLRDVPGRVDLHRLRGPRAEEGG
- a CDS encoding cyclic nucleotide-binding domain-containing protein, translating into MRARDDVVPALARSPLFAGISKQELQEIAGTFDETTFLPEHGVLHEHRTGLEFFFILDGRATVEADGILVAELGPGDFFGEVSALDGGPRTATVRAGTMLRCLVLPNATFRDFLIAHPRVAVNLIPEIVRRFRSYAKSE